Proteins from a single region of Betaproteobacteria bacterium:
- a CDS encoding CoA transferase yields MNPGARMHQALEGITVLDLSHALAGPFCTMTLGDHGARIVKIEPPGAGDIARAWGSRGPSGDAGYFVALHRNKRGIVLDLKNPRGKETFWRLLEHADVVVENYRVGALDKLGLGYAEASKRNPGIVYCSISGFGQDGPYRDRAALDLILQAESGMISVTGSADGTTARAGVSIADMTAGMNAAFGVMAALRVREKTGRGQSVDISMMEGQLALLGTMIGDYFMDKHVPRPMGTAYRSLLPYQTFHTATRDLALAVGSEKLWKDFCPAIGCPELADDPHYRTNQDRRANRATLLDRLQEVFMTKSYEQWEEILIGRGIPVGAINDLGQVVEHPQVKARGALVDVEHPRLGKVRVAGPAVRLSATPASVRSASPLLGQHTREVLTEMLAMTAREIDELYAAGALGAG; encoded by the coding sequence ATGAACCCCGGAGCACGTATGCACCAAGCCCTCGAAGGCATCACCGTTCTCGACCTGAGCCACGCCCTGGCGGGGCCTTTCTGCACCATGACGCTGGGCGACCACGGCGCCCGAATCGTGAAGATCGAGCCGCCCGGAGCCGGCGATATCGCGCGTGCCTGGGGCTCGCGTGGGCCGAGCGGCGATGCGGGTTATTTCGTCGCCCTGCACCGGAACAAGCGCGGCATCGTGCTCGATCTGAAGAACCCGCGCGGCAAGGAGACGTTCTGGCGCCTGCTCGAGCATGCCGATGTCGTGGTCGAGAACTACCGGGTCGGCGCGCTCGACAAGCTGGGCCTCGGCTACGCGGAGGCGTCGAAGCGCAATCCCGGCATCGTCTATTGCTCCATCTCCGGCTTCGGCCAGGATGGACCCTACCGGGATCGCGCCGCGCTCGATCTCATCCTGCAAGCCGAAAGCGGCATGATCAGCGTCACCGGCTCGGCCGACGGGACGACCGCGCGCGCCGGGGTTTCCATCGCCGACATGACCGCCGGCATGAATGCCGCCTTCGGCGTGATGGCGGCACTGCGGGTGAGGGAAAAAACCGGGCGCGGACAGTCGGTCGACATCTCGATGATGGAGGGGCAGCTGGCGCTGCTCGGGACGATGATCGGCGACTACTTCATGGATAAACACGTGCCGCGTCCCATGGGCACCGCCTACCGATCGCTGCTGCCGTACCAGACCTTTCATACCGCCACGCGCGATCTGGCGCTCGCGGTCGGCAGCGAAAAGCTGTGGAAGGACTTCTGCCCGGCGATCGGCTGCCCGGAGCTTGCGGACGATCCGCACTACCGCACCAACCAGGATCGGCGCGCCAACCGCGCCACCCTGCTCGACAGGCTGCAGGAAGTCTTCATGACCAAGTCGTACGAGCAGTGGGAGGAGATTCTCATCGGCCGCGGCATTCCGGTCGGCGCGATCAACGATCTCGGGCAGGTCGTCGAGCACCCGCAGGTGAAGGCGCGCGGCGCCCTGGTCGACGTCGAGCATCCGCGCCTGGGCAAGGTGCGCGTCGCCGGTCCGGCGGTGCGCTTGTCGGCGACGCCGGCCAGCGTGCGCAGCGCATCGCCGCTGCTCGGTCAACATACTCGGGAAGTTCTCACTGAAATGCTTGCAATGACGGCCCGGGAGATCGACGAGTTGTACGCTGCCGGTGCCTTGGGCGCGGGCTAA
- a CDS encoding amino acid adenylation domain-containing protein has translation MSFNPAQPVFEQCLRTPDRLALYAGGVELTYAELRTRAARLAHALQARGMGRGERIGILGSRSLTAMLAVLGAAWAGATYVPLGVRWPQPRLQSVLPRVALDGLIVDETGLALLTPSLLDAIPLLVVPSDAAWRGLPPALQSKAISLEALTEYDGNVAPTPLQAGDLAYIVFTSGTTGVPKGVMVPCAALGAYLAALAARKAMTPQDRASQFTELTFDPSVGEIFVPWRAGASLHVVPPVSQVSPAKFIRERSLTVWGSTPALIAWMRATRSLQPGSLPSLRYTSFGGEPLPLASVQAWQAAAPNSVVDNLYGPTEATVDCAGQRLEPGATAVATPERGIAAIGVPHPGTELAVMSPDLRRAALGERGELAIAGAQLSAGYLGAPELTAERFRWIEGKRWYLTGDLALQDASGMFHVLGRGDNQIKFLGHRVELEDIEAHVRAIARTDQVAALAWPIEDGVAQAIVCFVAGSALEPTAIRRALRERVPAHMVPSTIHSAASLPLTGSGKLDRHALAERLAVDAEGKSGEAAAVENADVRC, from the coding sequence ATGAGCTTCAATCCGGCTCAGCCAGTATTCGAGCAATGCCTGCGCACGCCCGATCGGCTTGCGCTCTACGCCGGCGGCGTCGAGCTGACCTATGCGGAGCTGCGGACGCGCGCGGCCCGGCTCGCCCACGCGCTGCAGGCGCGCGGCATGGGCCGAGGCGAGCGCATCGGCATCCTCGGCTCGCGCAGCCTGACCGCGATGCTCGCCGTGCTCGGCGCTGCCTGGGCCGGCGCCACGTACGTCCCGCTCGGCGTGCGCTGGCCGCAGCCACGCTTGCAGTCGGTGCTTCCCCGGGTGGCGCTCGATGGGTTGATCGTCGACGAAACAGGACTGGCGCTGCTCACGCCGTCGCTGCTGGACGCGATCCCATTGCTTGTCGTGCCGAGCGACGCCGCATGGCGCGGCTTGCCGCCCGCCCTTCAGAGTAAGGCCATCAGCCTCGAGGCGTTGACCGAGTACGACGGCAACGTGGCTCCGACGCCGCTGCAAGCCGGCGACCTAGCCTACATCGTGTTCACGTCCGGCACCACCGGCGTTCCGAAGGGCGTGATGGTTCCGTGCGCTGCGCTTGGCGCCTACCTGGCCGCGCTCGCCGCGCGCAAGGCAATGACGCCGCAGGACCGCGCATCGCAGTTCACCGAACTGACCTTCGATCCGTCCGTGGGCGAGATCTTCGTGCCGTGGCGCGCCGGCGCGTCGCTGCATGTCGTGCCGCCGGTGAGCCAGGTCTCGCCGGCGAAGTTCATTCGCGAACGAAGCCTCACCGTCTGGGGCAGCACGCCGGCGCTGATCGCATGGATGCGCGCCACGCGCTCGCTGCAGCCCGGCTCGCTGCCGAGCCTGCGCTACACCTCGTTCGGCGGCGAGCCGCTCCCGCTCGCCTCGGTGCAGGCGTGGCAGGCGGCGGCACCGAACAGCGTGGTCGACAACCTGTACGGGCCGACCGAGGCGACCGTCGATTGCGCCGGCCAGCGGCTGGAGCCGGGCGCGACGGCCGTGGCGACGCCGGAGCGCGGTATAGCGGCGATCGGCGTGCCGCATCCTGGCACTGAGCTGGCGGTGATGAGTCCTGACCTGCGCCGCGCCGCGCTGGGCGAGCGTGGCGAGCTCGCCATTGCGGGCGCCCAGCTGAGCGCCGGCTACCTGGGCGCGCCCGAGCTGACCGCCGAGCGTTTCCGCTGGATCGAAGGCAAACGCTGGTATCTGACCGGCGATCTCGCGTTGCAGGATGCGTCTGGCATGTTCCACGTGCTGGGACGCGGCGACAACCAGATCAAGTTCCTCGGCCATCGCGTCGAGCTCGAGGACATCGAGGCTCACGTGCGGGCGATCGCGCGCACCGACCAGGTGGCGGCGTTGGCGTGGCCGATCGAGGATGGCGTGGCGCAGGCGATCGTTTGCTTCGTTGCCGGCAGCGCGCTGGAACCGACAGCCATTCGGCGGGCATTGCGCGAGCGCGTACCGGCCCATATGGTGCCGAGCACGATCCATTCGGCTGCGAGCCTGCCGCTCACCGGCAGCGGCAAGCTCGATCGGCACGCGCTCGCCGAGCGGCTCGCGGTCGATGCCGAAGGGAAAAGCGGCGAAGCCGCCGCAGTGGAGAACGCCGATGTCCGCTGCTGA
- a CDS encoding fatty acid desaturase — translation MMTGGSSLPMEHAIDRAARTDAGAASPAAEESASVLREIAPMWEFARHSGIAQELHALARPRPGRSLAAAALDWIAIALAAAAVVRYGWIALPLALLIVGNRQRALGNLLHDASHRSFDEHRTRAAWLANVLFCWPLWVSMHLYRREHNRHHRFLGDPRRDPDFIHDAGCLHRGWASVWWDQITSGRMLRLSLFSHLPRMSGRALLGVAGWWGAVLGLIAFASGPGNALVCAGVWIAARVLVFHPITTFREISDHVGLVPGSLIGFSRNHPFDGILAQLIHPHHNGYHLLHHLVPGMPFHALPRAHVLLLRWPPYAAGEQCISYFLGPGAATESWVRRWLPSPNARG, via the coding sequence ATGATGACGGGCGGATCATCCCTGCCTATGGAACACGCCATCGATCGCGCCGCACGCACGGATGCCGGCGCTGCCTCGCCAGCGGCCGAAGAAAGTGCTTCGGTGCTGCGCGAAATTGCGCCCATGTGGGAATTCGCGCGGCACAGCGGCATTGCGCAGGAGCTGCACGCGCTCGCTCGCCCGCGGCCTGGACGCTCGCTGGCTGCGGCGGCGCTGGACTGGATCGCGATCGCGCTGGCCGCGGCCGCCGTCGTGCGCTACGGCTGGATCGCGCTGCCGCTCGCCCTGCTAATCGTCGGCAACCGCCAGCGCGCGCTCGGAAACCTGCTGCACGACGCATCGCATCGATCGTTCGATGAGCACCGCACGCGGGCTGCATGGCTTGCGAACGTGCTGTTCTGCTGGCCGCTGTGGGTCTCGATGCATCTCTATCGGCGCGAGCACAATCGTCATCACCGTTTCCTCGGCGATCCGCGGCGCGACCCCGATTTCATTCACGACGCCGGCTGCCTGCACCGGGGTTGGGCGTCGGTGTGGTGGGATCAGATCACATCCGGGCGGATGCTGCGCCTGTCCCTGTTCAGTCACCTTCCGCGCATGTCGGGGCGCGCGCTGCTGGGTGTGGCCGGCTGGTGGGGCGCCGTACTGGGGCTCATCGCCTTCGCTTCGGGGCCTGGCAACGCGCTCGTCTGCGCCGGCGTGTGGATCGCGGCGCGCGTGCTGGTATTTCATCCCATCACGACATTTCGCGAGATTTCGGATCACGTCGGTCTCGTTCCGGGGAGCCTCATCGGCTTCAGCCGCAACCATCCGTTCGACGGCATCCTGGCGCAGTTGATCCATCCGCATCACAACGGCTACCACCTGCTGCACCACCTCGTTCCCGGCATGCCGTTCCATGCCCTGCCGCGCGCGCACGTGTTGCTGCTGCGCTGGCCGCCTTATGCGGCGGGCGAGCAGTGCATCTCGTATTTCCTCGGCCCGGGAGCCGCGACCGAATCCTGGGTGCGGCGCTGGTTGCCTTCGCCGAACGCGCGCGGCTAG
- a CDS encoding ACT domain-containing protein: protein MSEYTFVLRPESFCIRRIPLDWPLDPRRLNADWYSITRNAEELSLVVPEHVDIDAGECERGWSCLTIQGTLEFGMIGVLAAVSRILAEANVSIFVVSTYNTDHFLVRAEDLDTAVAALTRAGHRVARP, encoded by the coding sequence ATGTCCGAATACACGTTCGTGTTGAGGCCCGAGTCGTTCTGCATTCGGCGCATTCCGCTCGATTGGCCGCTGGATCCGCGCCGCCTGAACGCCGACTGGTATTCCATCACGCGCAACGCCGAGGAGCTCTCCCTGGTCGTCCCGGAGCATGTCGACATCGACGCCGGTGAATGCGAGCGCGGGTGGTCCTGCCTCACGATCCAGGGCACGCTGGAGTTCGGCATGATCGGCGTGCTCGCCGCCGTTTCCCGAATACTCGCCGAGGCCAACGTCAGCATTTTCGTGGTTTCCACGTACAACACCGACCATTTCCTGGTACGCGCCGAGGATCTCGACACCGCCGTTGCGGCACTGACCCGGGCCGGTCATCGCGTGGCCCGGCCGTAA